The following coding sequences are from one Gossypium hirsutum isolate 1008001.06 chromosome A12, Gossypium_hirsutum_v2.1, whole genome shotgun sequence window:
- the LOC107935860 gene encoding uncharacterized protein isoform X2 — protein MERNLGKGLMDQQKNHEQIRYNNMEAGNETLESANQRFFHDPSSNINTNIRPPDYSMTAGARPVLNYSIQTGEEFALEFMRERVNPRQNFVQNAYGDPNSGPLYMDLKGILGISHTGSESGYDISMLNTVEKPCPQVFERKAPSVHEEKSYYDSMRSVSQSSSRNDISQGHQGFVSRNASLSSSTKVKFLCSFGGKILPRPRDRKLRYVGGETRMIRLSRDISFQELVQKMLAIYDQAHTIKYQLPGEDLDALVSVSCDEDLQNMMEECNVLEEGGPQKPRIFLFSSSDLEDAQYGLGSVETDSEMQYVVAVNGMDLGSRKNSIAASASENNLDELLGLNIVREAGRTVSEAAATGSASLTAHAPSSTVQSSHAPSSTLQSSQPVLVSSSNTYESSSQPCSEAKMRHGEVSQSSTPQMDGKSNVPLSPPLQYSYGSQPSNYVMAGESLVSMPVQGHVTPQVGLADMGFQVQDPEVSIKEVKLKRDSSAPKIAEPEKVRSLDKAPPTKEPKMKRDASLPKISETEKVRISEKEYSVPSNAHDSSVANHIFSEEASVAMSVPDTVSSSFPAKNFKKTQEALQNIVSPEVVTEGRKNVEDDHFYTASGPFTSGAGGSEADPNDFSCLEPSVIPQRVFHSERIPREQAEMNRLSKSDDSFGSQFLMSQAHSDPSQIIREAVDRIHDGNLSPQADQSVQSANPRSKNPRTVMDGLAEFENYKGFADKIISNISEEGLESTKEKSELKQVSVKSTVDEAAVGLNHPTAGQRTSVKHLDDPSLKPSDFERIEKDENKNVGNHTKGHNQPLVWAENPTRAISSVPPAASVCSSEHGDILIDINDRFPRDLLSDIFSKARMSQNLYGISPFSGDGAGLSLNMENHEPKHWSYFRNLAQDEFVRKDVSLMDQDHLGFSSPLTNIEVGAPIDYSYPPLKSAGGVALAQIKPDISFDEDIRQESVSVAATNNLDIGSEYKKSPLEGDESVRAGQSLQVPESEFENTGVPLVDHCHGEFDISTLQIIKNEDLEELRELGSGTFGTVYHGKWRGTDVAIKRIKKICFTGRSSEQERLTVEFWREADILSKLHHPNVVAFYGVVQDGPGGTLATVTEFMVNGSLRHVLLSKDRQLDRRKRLIIAMDAAFGMEYLHSKNIVHFDLKCDNLLVNLKDPVRPICKVGDFGLSKIKRNTLVTGGVRGTLPWMAPELLNGSSSKVSEKVDVFSFGIVLWEILTGEEPYANMHYGAIIGGIVSNTLRPPVPSYCDPEWKLLMEQCWAPDPVVRPSFTEIARRLRIMSSACQTKPQGHQMQNQASK, from the exons atggAGAGAAATCTAGGAAAAGGCTTAATGGATCAACAGAAGAACCATGAACAAATTCGATACAATAATATGGAAGCTGGAAATGAGACTCTTGAGTCTGCAAACCAAAGATTTTTCCATGATCCATCTAGTAATATTAATACTAACATCCGGCCTCCTGATTATAGTATGACGGCTGGAGCTAGACCAGTTTTGAATTACTCCATTCAGACAGGTGAGGAGTTTGCTCTGGAATTTATGCGGGAAAGGGTAAATCCCCGGCAGAATTTTGTTCAGAATGCTTATGGTGATCCTAACAGTGGACCTCTTTATATGGATCTAAAAGGCATTCTGGGAATTTCTCATACAGGTTCTGAAAGTGGCTATGATATCTCTATGCTGAATACGGTAGAAAAACCCTGTCCCCAGGTGTTTGAGAGAAAGGCCCCTTCTGTGCATGAAGAAAAAAGCTATTATGATTCCATGCGGTCAGTTTCTCAGTCctcttcaaggaatgacattagtcAGGGGCATCAAGGTTTTGTATCCAGAAATGCATCGCTTAGCTCCTCTACTAAGGTGAAGTTCCTCTGCAGCTTTGGTGGTAAAATTTTACCACGTCCCCGTGATAGGAAACTTAGATATGTTGGGGGGGAAACACGCATGATTAGATTAAGCAGGGATATTTCCTTTCAAGAGCTTGTTCAAAAAATGTTAGCAATTTATGACCAAGCCCATACAATAAAGTATCAGTTGCCTGGTGAGGATCTTGATGCATTGGTCTCTGTATCATGTGATGAGGATCTGCAGAACATGATGGAGGAATGTAATGTGCTAGAAGAAGGAGGACCCCAGAAACCCAGGATATTCCTTTTCTCTAGTAGTGATTTGGAGGATGCTCAGTATGGCTTGGGCAGTGTAGAGACTGATTCTGAGATGCAGTATGTTGTTGCTGTCAATGGCATGGACCTAGGATCTAGAAAAAACTCAATTGCAGCAAGTGCTTCCGAGAATAATTTGGATGAGTTACTTGGTTTGAACATTGTAAGGGAGGCTGGTCGAACTGTAAGTGAAGCAGCTGCTACTGGTTCTGCTTCTTTGACAGCTCATGCACCTTCATCAACAGTCCAATCTTCTCATGCACCTTCATCGACCCTACAATCTTCTCAACCTGTTTTGGTGAGTTCATCTAACACTTATGAATCTAGTTCACAGCCATGTTCAGAGGCAAAAATGCGTCATGGAGAAGTTAGCCAGTCTTCCACTCCCCAGATGGATGGAAAGAGTAATGTTCCTTTGTCTCCTCCATTGCAGTATAGTTATGGTTCTCAACCTTCTAACTATGTGATGGCTGGAGAAAGTTTAGTTTCGATGCCGGTCCAGGGGCATGTGACCCCCCAGGTGGGTTTGGCTGATATGGGCTTTCAAGTACAAGATCCAGAAGTATCTATAAAAGAGGTGAAACTAAAAAGAGATAGCTCAGCCCCGAAAATTGCTGAACCTGAAAAGGTACGTTCCCTAGACAAAGCTCCTCCAACAAAGGAGCCTAAAATGAAAAGAGATGCATCTCTCCCTAAGATCAGTGAAACTGAAAAGGTTCGGATATCAGAGAAAGAGTACAGTGTCCCTTCAAATGCACATGACAGTTCTGTTGCAAACCATATTTTCAGTGAGGAAGCATCTGTTGCCATGTCAGTGCCAGACACTGTCTCATCTTCATTTCCtgcaaaaaatttcaaaaagaccCAGGAAGCTCTTCAGAACATAGTTTCGCCTGAAGTTGTAACTGAAGGGAGAAAGAATGTTGAAGATGACCACTTTTACACAGCTAGCGGGCCTTTTACATCTGGTGCTGGTGGTTCTGAGGCTGATCCAAATGACTTTAGCTGCCTTGAGCCATCTGTGATTCCCCAGCGAGTTTTCCATTCAGAGAGAATCCCTAGGGAGCAGGCAGAAATGAACCGTTTATCAAAGTCAGATGATTCTTTTGGGTCTCAGTTTCTAATGTCTCAAGCACATTCTGATCCTTCCCAAATAATTAGAGAAGCAGTTGACAGGATTCATGATGGGAATTTGTCTCCTCAAGCTGATCAGTCTGTCCAATCTGCAAATCCGAGGTCTAAAAATCCTCGGACTGTTATGGATGGGCTTGCTGAATTTGAAAATTACAAAGGTTTTGCTGATAAAATCATCTCTAATATTTCTGAGGAGGGGCTTGAGTCAACTAAGGAGAAATCTGAATTGAAACAAGTCTCAGTTAAGAGCACCGTTGATGAAGCAGCAGTTGGGTTAAATCATCCCACAGCAGGTCAAAGAACTTCTGTTAAGCACCTTGATGATCCTTCTTTGAAGCCGTCTGATTTTGAGCGAATTGAGAAGGATGAAAACAAGAATGTGGGAAATCACACTAAGGGGCATAACCAACCTTTGGTGTGGGCAGAGAACCCAACTAGAGCAATTTCCAGTGTGCCGCCTGCTGCTTCTGTATGCAGCTCTGAGCATGGAGACATACTTATTGATATTAACGACCGGTTTCCCCGTGACCTTCTGTCTGATATATTCTCAAAAGCAAGAATGTCCCAGAACCTCTATGGTATCAGTCCATTCTCTGGTGATGGAGCTGGACTGAGCTTAAACATGGAGAATCATGAACCTAAGCATTGGTCATACTTTCGTAATTTGGCTCAAGATGAGTTTGTTAGAAAGGATGTTTCCCTCATGGATCAGGATCATCTCGGTTTCTCATCTCCACTTACAAATATTGAAGTTGGGGCTCCAATTGATTATAGCTATCCACCTTTGAAATCTGCTGGTGGAGTTGCCTTAGCTCAAATTAAGCCAGACATCAGTTTTGATGAGGACATTAGGCAAGAGTCAGTTTCTGTTGCTGCTACTAACAACTTGGATATAGGCTCAGAATACAAGAAGTCTCCACTCGAGGGTGATGAAAGTGTACGAGCTGGGCAAAGCCTTCAAGTACCTGAATCTGAGTTTGAG AATACTGGTGTACCTCTTGTGGATCATTGCCATGGAGAATTTGATATAAGCACATTGCAG ATCATTAAAAATGAAGATCTGGAAGAGCTAAGGGAGTTGGGTTCGGGTACGTTTGGGACTGTCTACCACGGAAAATGGAGAGGAACAGATGTTGCCATCAAGCGAATAAAAAAAATCTGTTTCACTGGTCGTTCATCTGAGCAAGAGAGATTG actgTGGAGTTCTGGCGTGAAGCTGACATCCTTTCAAAGCTTCACCACCCCAATGTAGTGGCCTTTTATGGTGTGGTGCAAGATGGACCTGGAGGAACACTAGCCACTGTCACAGAGTTCATGGTGAATGGCTCTCTTAGACATGTGTTGCTTAGCAAAGACag GCAACTTGATCGTCGTAAGCGACTCATTATTGCCATGGATGCAGCATTTGGGATGGAATATTTACATTCAAAAAACATTGTGcattttgatttaaaatgtgaCAACCTGCTTGTCAACTTGAAAGATCCCGTACGGCCAATTTGCAAG GTTGGGGACTTCGGGTTGTCAAAGATAAAAAGGAATACCTTGGTTACTGGTGGTGTGAGGGGAACTCTTCCATGGATGGCCCCAGAGCTGTTGAATGGCAGTAGTAGCAAGGTTTCTGAAAAG GTCGATGTGTTCTCATTTGGTATTGTTCTATGGGAGATTCTTACTGGCGAGGAACCGTATGCCAATATGCATTATGGAGCAATAATAG GAGGCATCGTTAGCAACACGCTCAGGCCACCTGTACCAAGCTACTGTGACCCAGAATGGAAGTTACTAATGGAGCAATGTTGGGCTCCGGATCCCGTGGTTCGACCTTCTTTCACAGAGATTGCTAGACGTTTACGAATCATGTCATCAGCATGCCAGACAAAACCACAGGGTCATCAGATGCAGAACCAAGCGTCCAAGTAA
- the LOC107935860 gene encoding uncharacterized protein isoform X1: MERNLGKGLMDQQKNHEQIRYNNMEAGNETLESANQRFFHDPSSNINTNIRPPDYSMTAGARPVLNYSIQTGEEFALEFMRERVNPRQNFVQNAYGDPNSGPLYMDLKGILGISHTGSESGYDISMLNTVEKPCPQVFERKAPSVHEEKSYYDSMRSVSQSSSRNDISQGHQGFVSRNASLSSSTKVKFLCSFGGKILPRPRDRKLRYVGGETRMIRLSRDISFQELVQKMLAIYDQAHTIKYQLPGEDLDALVSVSCDEDLQNMMEECNVLEEGGPQKPRIFLFSSSDLEDAQYGLGSVETDSEMQYVVAVNGMDLGSRKNSIAASASENNLDELLGLNIVREAGRTVSEAAATGSASLTAHAPSSTVQSSHAPSSTLQSSQPVLVSSSNTYESSSQPCSEAKMRHGEVSQSSTPQMDGKSNVPLSPPLQYSYGSQPSNYVMAGESLVSMPVQGHVTPQVGLADMGFQVQDPEVSIKEVKLKRDSSAPKIAEPEKVRSLDKAPPTKEPKMKRDASLPKISETEKVRISEKEYSVPSNAHDSSVANHIFSEEASVAMSVPDTVSSSFPAKNFKKTQEALQNIVSPEVVTEGRKNVEDDHFYTASGPFTSGAGGSEADPNDFSCLEPSVIPQRVFHSERIPREQAEMNRLSKSDDSFGSQFLMSQAHSDPSQIIREAVDRIHDGNLSPQADQSVQSANPRSKNPRTVMDGLAEFENYKGFADKIISNISEEGLESTKEKSELKQVSVKSTVDEAAVGLNHPTAGQRTSVKHLDDPSLKPSDFERIEKDENKNVGNHTKGHNQPLVWAENPTRAISSVPPAASVCSSEHGDILIDINDRFPRDLLSDIFSKARMSQNLYGISPFSGDGAGLSLNMENHEPKHWSYFRNLAQDEFVRKDVSLMDQDHLGFSSPLTNIEVGAPIDYSYPPLKSAGGVALAQIKPDISFDEDIRQESVSVAATNNLDIGSEYKKSPLEGDESVRAGQSLQVPESEFEDGKLDIQNTGVPLVDHCHGEFDISTLQIIKNEDLEELRELGSGTFGTVYHGKWRGTDVAIKRIKKICFTGRSSEQERLTVEFWREADILSKLHHPNVVAFYGVVQDGPGGTLATVTEFMVNGSLRHVLLSKDRQLDRRKRLIIAMDAAFGMEYLHSKNIVHFDLKCDNLLVNLKDPVRPICKVGDFGLSKIKRNTLVTGGVRGTLPWMAPELLNGSSSKVSEKVDVFSFGIVLWEILTGEEPYANMHYGAIIGGIVSNTLRPPVPSYCDPEWKLLMEQCWAPDPVVRPSFTEIARRLRIMSSACQTKPQGHQMQNQASK, encoded by the exons atggAGAGAAATCTAGGAAAAGGCTTAATGGATCAACAGAAGAACCATGAACAAATTCGATACAATAATATGGAAGCTGGAAATGAGACTCTTGAGTCTGCAAACCAAAGATTTTTCCATGATCCATCTAGTAATATTAATACTAACATCCGGCCTCCTGATTATAGTATGACGGCTGGAGCTAGACCAGTTTTGAATTACTCCATTCAGACAGGTGAGGAGTTTGCTCTGGAATTTATGCGGGAAAGGGTAAATCCCCGGCAGAATTTTGTTCAGAATGCTTATGGTGATCCTAACAGTGGACCTCTTTATATGGATCTAAAAGGCATTCTGGGAATTTCTCATACAGGTTCTGAAAGTGGCTATGATATCTCTATGCTGAATACGGTAGAAAAACCCTGTCCCCAGGTGTTTGAGAGAAAGGCCCCTTCTGTGCATGAAGAAAAAAGCTATTATGATTCCATGCGGTCAGTTTCTCAGTCctcttcaaggaatgacattagtcAGGGGCATCAAGGTTTTGTATCCAGAAATGCATCGCTTAGCTCCTCTACTAAGGTGAAGTTCCTCTGCAGCTTTGGTGGTAAAATTTTACCACGTCCCCGTGATAGGAAACTTAGATATGTTGGGGGGGAAACACGCATGATTAGATTAAGCAGGGATATTTCCTTTCAAGAGCTTGTTCAAAAAATGTTAGCAATTTATGACCAAGCCCATACAATAAAGTATCAGTTGCCTGGTGAGGATCTTGATGCATTGGTCTCTGTATCATGTGATGAGGATCTGCAGAACATGATGGAGGAATGTAATGTGCTAGAAGAAGGAGGACCCCAGAAACCCAGGATATTCCTTTTCTCTAGTAGTGATTTGGAGGATGCTCAGTATGGCTTGGGCAGTGTAGAGACTGATTCTGAGATGCAGTATGTTGTTGCTGTCAATGGCATGGACCTAGGATCTAGAAAAAACTCAATTGCAGCAAGTGCTTCCGAGAATAATTTGGATGAGTTACTTGGTTTGAACATTGTAAGGGAGGCTGGTCGAACTGTAAGTGAAGCAGCTGCTACTGGTTCTGCTTCTTTGACAGCTCATGCACCTTCATCAACAGTCCAATCTTCTCATGCACCTTCATCGACCCTACAATCTTCTCAACCTGTTTTGGTGAGTTCATCTAACACTTATGAATCTAGTTCACAGCCATGTTCAGAGGCAAAAATGCGTCATGGAGAAGTTAGCCAGTCTTCCACTCCCCAGATGGATGGAAAGAGTAATGTTCCTTTGTCTCCTCCATTGCAGTATAGTTATGGTTCTCAACCTTCTAACTATGTGATGGCTGGAGAAAGTTTAGTTTCGATGCCGGTCCAGGGGCATGTGACCCCCCAGGTGGGTTTGGCTGATATGGGCTTTCAAGTACAAGATCCAGAAGTATCTATAAAAGAGGTGAAACTAAAAAGAGATAGCTCAGCCCCGAAAATTGCTGAACCTGAAAAGGTACGTTCCCTAGACAAAGCTCCTCCAACAAAGGAGCCTAAAATGAAAAGAGATGCATCTCTCCCTAAGATCAGTGAAACTGAAAAGGTTCGGATATCAGAGAAAGAGTACAGTGTCCCTTCAAATGCACATGACAGTTCTGTTGCAAACCATATTTTCAGTGAGGAAGCATCTGTTGCCATGTCAGTGCCAGACACTGTCTCATCTTCATTTCCtgcaaaaaatttcaaaaagaccCAGGAAGCTCTTCAGAACATAGTTTCGCCTGAAGTTGTAACTGAAGGGAGAAAGAATGTTGAAGATGACCACTTTTACACAGCTAGCGGGCCTTTTACATCTGGTGCTGGTGGTTCTGAGGCTGATCCAAATGACTTTAGCTGCCTTGAGCCATCTGTGATTCCCCAGCGAGTTTTCCATTCAGAGAGAATCCCTAGGGAGCAGGCAGAAATGAACCGTTTATCAAAGTCAGATGATTCTTTTGGGTCTCAGTTTCTAATGTCTCAAGCACATTCTGATCCTTCCCAAATAATTAGAGAAGCAGTTGACAGGATTCATGATGGGAATTTGTCTCCTCAAGCTGATCAGTCTGTCCAATCTGCAAATCCGAGGTCTAAAAATCCTCGGACTGTTATGGATGGGCTTGCTGAATTTGAAAATTACAAAGGTTTTGCTGATAAAATCATCTCTAATATTTCTGAGGAGGGGCTTGAGTCAACTAAGGAGAAATCTGAATTGAAACAAGTCTCAGTTAAGAGCACCGTTGATGAAGCAGCAGTTGGGTTAAATCATCCCACAGCAGGTCAAAGAACTTCTGTTAAGCACCTTGATGATCCTTCTTTGAAGCCGTCTGATTTTGAGCGAATTGAGAAGGATGAAAACAAGAATGTGGGAAATCACACTAAGGGGCATAACCAACCTTTGGTGTGGGCAGAGAACCCAACTAGAGCAATTTCCAGTGTGCCGCCTGCTGCTTCTGTATGCAGCTCTGAGCATGGAGACATACTTATTGATATTAACGACCGGTTTCCCCGTGACCTTCTGTCTGATATATTCTCAAAAGCAAGAATGTCCCAGAACCTCTATGGTATCAGTCCATTCTCTGGTGATGGAGCTGGACTGAGCTTAAACATGGAGAATCATGAACCTAAGCATTGGTCATACTTTCGTAATTTGGCTCAAGATGAGTTTGTTAGAAAGGATGTTTCCCTCATGGATCAGGATCATCTCGGTTTCTCATCTCCACTTACAAATATTGAAGTTGGGGCTCCAATTGATTATAGCTATCCACCTTTGAAATCTGCTGGTGGAGTTGCCTTAGCTCAAATTAAGCCAGACATCAGTTTTGATGAGGACATTAGGCAAGAGTCAGTTTCTGTTGCTGCTACTAACAACTTGGATATAGGCTCAGAATACAAGAAGTCTCCACTCGAGGGTGATGAAAGTGTACGAGCTGGGCAAAGCCTTCAAGTACCTGAATCTGAGTTTGAG GATGGGAAATTGGATATTCAGAATACTGGTGTACCTCTTGTGGATCATTGCCATGGAGAATTTGATATAAGCACATTGCAG ATCATTAAAAATGAAGATCTGGAAGAGCTAAGGGAGTTGGGTTCGGGTACGTTTGGGACTGTCTACCACGGAAAATGGAGAGGAACAGATGTTGCCATCAAGCGAATAAAAAAAATCTGTTTCACTGGTCGTTCATCTGAGCAAGAGAGATTG actgTGGAGTTCTGGCGTGAAGCTGACATCCTTTCAAAGCTTCACCACCCCAATGTAGTGGCCTTTTATGGTGTGGTGCAAGATGGACCTGGAGGAACACTAGCCACTGTCACAGAGTTCATGGTGAATGGCTCTCTTAGACATGTGTTGCTTAGCAAAGACag GCAACTTGATCGTCGTAAGCGACTCATTATTGCCATGGATGCAGCATTTGGGATGGAATATTTACATTCAAAAAACATTGTGcattttgatttaaaatgtgaCAACCTGCTTGTCAACTTGAAAGATCCCGTACGGCCAATTTGCAAG GTTGGGGACTTCGGGTTGTCAAAGATAAAAAGGAATACCTTGGTTACTGGTGGTGTGAGGGGAACTCTTCCATGGATGGCCCCAGAGCTGTTGAATGGCAGTAGTAGCAAGGTTTCTGAAAAG GTCGATGTGTTCTCATTTGGTATTGTTCTATGGGAGATTCTTACTGGCGAGGAACCGTATGCCAATATGCATTATGGAGCAATAATAG GAGGCATCGTTAGCAACACGCTCAGGCCACCTGTACCAAGCTACTGTGACCCAGAATGGAAGTTACTAATGGAGCAATGTTGGGCTCCGGATCCCGTGGTTCGACCTTCTTTCACAGAGATTGCTAGACGTTTACGAATCATGTCATCAGCATGCCAGACAAAACCACAGGGTCATCAGATGCAGAACCAAGCGTCCAAGTAA